In Mobula hypostoma chromosome 10, sMobHyp1.1, whole genome shotgun sequence, a single genomic region encodes these proteins:
- the LOC134352866 gene encoding protein FosB-like isoform X5, producing MYQGFSGDFDSASRCSSSPSEPQYLSSVDSFSQSIGSPTTAAQECTTGVGEMPGSFVPTLTAITTSQDLQWMVQPTVISSVAQTQSHIPPMAQTSMDPYNLPGTSYSTPAMCSYSTGEPSKPTRASRSRRARDETLTAEEEEKRRVRRERNKLAAAKCRNRRRELTDRLQTETDQLEEEKAELQSQIAELHKEKERLEFVLVAHKPACKIPFQDPVSPQPSAAAAEREAVAASSTSGTVAATNPRTL from the exons ATGTACCAGGGATTCTCAGGCGACTTTGACTCGGCTTCTCGCTGTAGTTCTTCCCCTTCGGAGCCTCAGTACCTGTCATCCGTGGATTCCTTCAGCCAGAGTATTGGCAGCCCCACCACTGCAGCCCAG GAGTGTACTACAGGCGTTGGGGAGATGCCAGGATCCTTTGTACCAACTCTGACTGCCATCACCACCAGCCAGGATCTACAGTGGATGGTTCAGCCGACTGTCATTTCCTCGGTGGCCCAGACTCAGTCTCACATTCCCCCTATGGCCCAAACCTCCATGGATCCATATAACCTCCCGGGGACCAGCTATTCCACTCCAGCCATGTGCTCCTACAGCACTGGAGAGCCATCGAAACCCACCCGGGCCAGCCGCTCTCGGAGGGCACGCGATGAAACG CTCACTGCCGAGGAGGAGGAAAAACGCCGCGTTCGCCGGGAGAGAAACAAACTGGCTGCCGCCAAATGTCGGAATCGTCGCCGGGAACTGACCGACCGCCTCCAGACC GAGACCGACCAGTTGGAGGAAGAGAAAGCCGAGCTTCAATCTCAGATCGCCGAGCTTCACAAAGAGAAAGAGCGACTGGAGTTCGTGCTGGTGGCGCACAAGCCAGCCTGCAAGATCCCGTTCCAGGACCCCGTCAGTCCGCAGCCCAGCGCCGCCGCTGCCGAG AGGGAAGCAGTTGCGGCCTCGTCCACCAGCGGAACAGTAGCAGCGACCAATCCTCGGACTCTTTGA